The following are from one region of the Paenalkalicoccus suaedae genome:
- a CDS encoding ATP-binding protein codes for MMKSIRSRFMRSTRYVFIFTFVLITGFILYSVYYSQVQSEDQQELSNRTEQLSGLHDEVVSFFLHVRTYYAFLEEDDLEIVNQGINSVDRRLTRIQRLDLTPNEEIYVSNVASFFNDYVSVNLPQALDFVEAEDYEGLREYGESGINEQIDALIEEGETIRVLSQEEERQSYQNTIFISDVLTFVAIGVGVILILLVYFLGLRLFRQIIPPIEELTGASEDLASGKFVTITAKRRDDELGRLTDSFYKMARVLQDNEEELVSQNEELTAQQQALEETLVNEQIERERVSKYNLLNQAMSTNLDKKSLVSTIFGYLNDSFPVDKSMLLLLDDLDYRAMGKTSTAIEHWQHGDKTEVLLRLEKESVYVVARDSSEAELGVAERPLMSFDLYAAVRSAEGAIVAIYTATKIGREFSKEEVQNIGAMVNHVGLGLERVMIYDLVAEDKKRNQDILDNVNEGLQYIDEHGKLVQDNRAMKQLVYLHEDTWLDDLAASVKDPEPVITFFREFADGTFEGVKSQQYQLLSDKNERVINVYGATVYDEGEKEKLGTVFVHRDMTREHELDTMKSELVSTVSHELRTPLSSVLGFTELLMTKELKPERQKKYLETIYKEAQRLTNLINDFLDLQRMESGKQSYEKSLFPVGSLIMDVMQQFRMEKKHRLSFKDEAYHTEVFADRDRMYQVLNNLISNAIKFSPEGGEIVLRLKNVGSDVVISVADEGLGIPAKALPTLFNKFTRIDQSDRRKIGGTGLGLAITQEIVEYHHGTIWVDSEEGKGSTFYVSLPLEDEAVINKTIKKGEGHVVMIEDDTSLALLLSEELKANGFNVVHHVNPAHAYEDIVKNPPEAIVVDLMLGEAMSGWDLIGQLKESKETSAIPIIISSAMDRSEEKIKAFGVEQYLTKPYPPHKLSATLMQYVQQNEGYVLFPEELDS; via the coding sequence ATGATGAAAAGCATCCGCTCTCGCTTTATGAGGTCGACTCGCTATGTTTTTATCTTTACGTTTGTTTTAATAACTGGGTTTATTCTCTATTCGGTTTATTATTCACAGGTTCAGTCAGAAGACCAACAGGAGCTCTCAAACCGCACGGAACAACTGAGTGGGCTACATGATGAAGTAGTATCCTTTTTCCTACACGTAAGAACGTATTACGCGTTTTTAGAAGAGGACGATTTAGAGATTGTTAACCAAGGAATTAATTCGGTTGACCGCAGGCTTACTCGTATACAACGACTAGACCTCACTCCTAACGAAGAAATTTACGTTAGTAATGTTGCGTCGTTTTTTAATGACTATGTCTCAGTGAATTTGCCGCAGGCACTTGATTTTGTTGAGGCGGAGGATTATGAGGGACTTAGAGAGTACGGGGAAAGTGGCATCAATGAGCAAATTGATGCTTTGATTGAAGAGGGGGAGACTATTCGAGTACTCTCTCAGGAAGAGGAGCGACAAAGCTATCAAAATACGATATTTATAAGCGATGTGTTAACATTCGTTGCAATAGGTGTAGGCGTTATCCTTATTCTCCTTGTATATTTCTTAGGGCTACGGCTCTTTAGACAAATCATCCCGCCGATCGAAGAGCTCACAGGGGCTTCTGAGGATCTTGCTTCGGGTAAATTTGTCACTATTACAGCGAAGAGGCGCGACGATGAACTCGGCAGATTAACCGATTCTTTTTATAAAATGGCTCGAGTTTTGCAGGATAATGAGGAGGAGCTCGTTTCTCAAAATGAGGAGCTAACCGCTCAACAGCAAGCACTAGAAGAAACGTTAGTTAACGAACAAATAGAGCGTGAGCGCGTCTCAAAATATAATTTGCTTAACCAAGCTATGTCTACCAACTTAGATAAGAAGAGTCTTGTAAGTACCATATTTGGATACTTAAATGATAGTTTTCCCGTAGATAAAAGTATGCTTTTACTTTTAGACGATTTAGATTATCGAGCGATGGGTAAAACAAGTACAGCAATTGAGCATTGGCAGCACGGTGATAAAACAGAAGTGCTGTTGCGACTAGAAAAAGAATCTGTATATGTTGTCGCTCGAGATTCTTCTGAAGCGGAACTTGGTGTTGCTGAACGACCACTTATGTCATTCGACTTATATGCTGCGGTTCGATCAGCAGAAGGTGCAATCGTCGCGATTTATACAGCTACTAAAATTGGACGCGAGTTTTCAAAAGAAGAGGTTCAAAACATCGGAGCCATGGTGAATCACGTTGGACTCGGACTCGAGCGTGTGATGATCTATGACCTAGTAGCTGAGGATAAAAAGCGTAATCAGGATATTTTGGATAACGTCAATGAAGGCCTGCAGTATATCGACGAACACGGTAAGCTTGTGCAGGATAACCGTGCGATGAAGCAGCTCGTGTACTTACATGAAGATACGTGGCTAGACGATTTGGCGGCCTCTGTGAAGGATCCAGAACCAGTTATCACGTTCTTCCGTGAATTTGCAGACGGTACGTTTGAAGGTGTAAAATCGCAACAGTATCAACTACTATCTGATAAGAACGAGCGCGTCATTAATGTTTACGGTGCAACCGTTTATGATGAGGGCGAGAAAGAAAAGCTTGGTACGGTGTTTGTGCATCGCGATATGACGCGTGAGCATGAGTTAGACACGATGAAGTCAGAGCTAGTTAGTACGGTAAGCCACGAGCTACGTACTCCATTATCAAGTGTATTAGGCTTCACAGAGCTTTTAATGACAAAAGAGCTAAAGCCTGAGAGACAGAAAAAATATTTAGAAACTATCTATAAAGAAGCACAACGCTTAACGAATCTGATCAATGATTTCTTAGACTTACAGCGGATGGAATCTGGTAAGCAGTCCTATGAGAAATCCCTCTTCCCGGTTGGTAGCTTGATCATGGATGTCATGCAACAATTCCGTATGGAAAAGAAGCATCGTCTTTCTTTTAAGGATGAAGCCTATCATACAGAGGTGTTTGCAGACCGTGATCGCATGTATCAAGTGCTCAACAATTTGATTAGCAACGCCATTAAATTTTCACCAGAGGGTGGAGAGATTGTCTTACGTTTAAAGAACGTGGGCAGTGACGTTGTCATCTCAGTAGCAGATGAAGGGTTAGGTATCCCTGCTAAGGCGTTGCCGACACTATTTAACAAGTTTACTCGAATTGATCAGTCTGATCGCCGTAAAATAGGTGGAACGGGACTTGGTTTAGCGATTACGCAGGAAATCGTGGAGTACCACCACGGAACGATCTGGGTAGATTCCGAAGAGGGAAAAGGATCAACATTTTATGTGTCCTTGCCACTTGAAGACGAAGCTGTTATAAATAAAACGATCAAAAAGGGCGAAGGTCATGTCGTTATGATCGAGGATGATACGAGCCTTGCGCTCCTTTTATCGGAAGAGCTGAAGGCGAATGGCTTTAATGTGGTTCATCATGTGAATCCAGCTCATGCCTACGAAGATATTGTGAAGAATCCTCCAGAGGCGATCGTCGTCGACCTAATGCTCGGAGAAGCAATGAGCGGATGGGACCTCATCGGTCAGCTTAAAGAAAGTAAAGAGACGAGTGCCATTCCGATTATTATCTCTTCTGCTATGGATCGATCCGAGGAAAAAATTAAAGCGTTTGGTGTGGAACAATATTTAACAAAGCCATATCCACCGCACAAACTCTCTGCGACGCTCATGCAGTATGTGCAACAAAATGAAGGGTACGTTCTCTTTCCAGAGGAACTGGACAGTTAA
- a CDS encoding response regulator transcription factor, which translates to MARILVADDEDVLRMLIVDTLEDDGHEIEEAEDGTEALEKIESQFYDVVILDYMMPGLTGMEVLKSLSDSVKENSKIVMLTAKAQDQDRQEALDAGASYFVAKPFSPSELSMLVGDIV; encoded by the coding sequence ATGGCGCGAATTTTAGTAGCAGATGATGAAGACGTTCTTCGCATGCTAATCGTAGATACATTAGAAGACGATGGCCATGAGATTGAAGAGGCTGAAGATGGTACAGAGGCTCTCGAAAAAATTGAAAGCCAGTTTTACGATGTAGTTATCTTAGATTATATGATGCCTGGGTTAACAGGTATGGAAGTCTTAAAATCGTTAAGTGACAGTGTAAAGGAGAACTCAAAGATCGTTATGCTCACAGCAAAAGCTCAGGACCAGGATCGTCAGGAGGCATTAGACGCAGGGGCCTCGTATTTCGTGGCAAAACCGTTTAGCCCGAGCGAATTATCTATGCTTGTTGGAGACATCGTATGA
- a CDS encoding glycosyltransferase family 2 protein, whose product MSNETIAFAVDIMAYIVIGFMVIVGLLYLVLFLIASPKIRREQALNRQEPIEELTMNSDTYPVSILVPAYNEEVGVVTTIESLLAVRYSQFEIIVINDGSKDDTKNKVMTSFDMQPIDVALRQHFMTKEVRAIYQSRTHPTVYMIDKENGGKADALNAGINFSHYPYFAAIDGDSILEQDALLKTMKPIIDSTGAVTCTGGTVRIANGSVIKNSRVEKIALPKQPIALMQIIEYFRAFLVGRLGLSRMNVLLIISGAFGVFEKERVVKAGGYSTNTVGEDMELIVRIHRMLKDEKSRQRIEYIQDPVCWTEAPSDVKSLKSQRIRWQRGLAETLWKHKKMMFNPKYKGIGLFSMPYYLLVELLSSIFELVGYAIIILGLLFSFVHTETAILMLTVTVMYGSLLSALAVLLEEWTYHKYEDTKSILVLYFWALTETFWYRPFMVWNRVLGIIAAIRKTGGWGSMQRKGLEKAS is encoded by the coding sequence ATGTCTAACGAGACAATTGCATTCGCAGTAGACATTATGGCTTATATCGTGATTGGATTTATGGTGATTGTTGGACTACTGTATTTAGTTCTTTTTTTAATAGCCTCCCCTAAAATTCGTCGTGAACAGGCATTGAATAGACAAGAGCCGATCGAAGAATTAACCATGAACTCGGATACATATCCAGTTTCGATTTTGGTGCCTGCTTACAATGAAGAAGTAGGCGTAGTAACAACGATAGAGTCTTTATTAGCAGTAAGGTATTCACAGTTTGAGATTATTGTAATCAATGACGGATCTAAAGACGATACAAAGAATAAAGTAATGACATCGTTTGATATGCAACCAATTGATGTTGCGTTAAGACAACACTTTATGACAAAAGAAGTAAGGGCAATCTATCAGTCTCGCACGCATCCAACTGTTTATATGATCGATAAAGAGAATGGCGGGAAGGCAGATGCCTTAAATGCAGGCATTAACTTCTCTCACTATCCATATTTTGCAGCAATTGATGGCGATTCTATTTTAGAGCAGGACGCGTTGCTTAAAACGATGAAGCCAATCATTGATTCAACAGGTGCGGTTACGTGTACAGGAGGAACGGTTCGTATTGCAAATGGTTCCGTGATTAAAAATAGTCGTGTAGAAAAAATTGCCCTTCCTAAGCAACCAATTGCTCTGATGCAGATTATTGAATATTTCCGAGCTTTCTTAGTCGGTCGACTTGGGCTGAGTCGTATGAATGTACTCCTTATTATTTCCGGAGCCTTTGGGGTTTTTGAAAAGGAACGAGTAGTGAAGGCAGGTGGCTATTCAACCAATACAGTAGGAGAAGATATGGAGCTTATCGTCCGAATTCATCGTATGCTAAAGGATGAAAAATCGAGACAACGTATTGAATACATTCAGGATCCTGTTTGTTGGACAGAAGCGCCTTCTGATGTGAAATCCTTGAAATCACAGCGCATCCGTTGGCAAAGAGGACTTGCAGAGACTCTCTGGAAGCATAAAAAAATGATGTTTAATCCGAAGTATAAAGGAATTGGACTTTTCTCCATGCCTTATTATTTATTAGTCGAATTATTGAGCTCCATTTTTGAGCTTGTCGGATATGCTATTATTATACTAGGACTTCTCTTCTCATTTGTTCATACGGAGACAGCTATTTTAATGCTAACTGTAACGGTTATGTATGGATCCCTTCTCTCAGCACTAGCCGTGCTATTAGAGGAATGGACGTATCACAAATATGAAGATACAAAAAGTATTCTTGTGTTGTATTTCTGGGCACTTACGGAAACATTTTGGTACAGACCGTTTATGGTTTGGAATCGTGTGCTTGGAATTATTGCAGCAATCCGCAAAACAGGAGGCTGGGGTTCTATGCAACGCAAAGGGCTTGAAAAAGCCTCATGA
- a CDS encoding HEAT repeat domain-containing protein — MIFALWLLAILVITQLVLLVYTIMTKRSSIRQDRLLNEAYEKMHPKLYQYFIGEEAMDPRLPDRQKTRVALVELSVDQFLKEEHSADQCSRAKALAEKVLSEPYKRILRSNQWAERMNALYYIEDFEICSLEEDVTSHLRAIKHPGGEEYRQALRVLAVMQSDIVVEELIKHPHSIVFCKEILRRMNHVLFDELASRLGEESHPELYQAFIVHVGEHGLDAHMMKVEKAFRDTRTETRLKALRAIAFSKKLRDSSKLTPFFTSEIWQERMYAAKVVGAIEDKTLLAKVKPLLSDREWWVRYAAADTIATFGISELYETLPSLEDPYAEDMIRQMITREGGVAHV; from the coding sequence TTGATTTTCGCATTATGGCTTTTAGCAATTTTAGTTATTACACAGCTTGTATTGCTCGTTTATACAATCATGACAAAGCGATCATCTATCCGGCAAGATAGATTATTAAATGAAGCATATGAAAAAATGCATCCTAAGCTTTATCAATACTTTATTGGTGAAGAAGCTATGGATCCGAGGCTGCCTGATCGACAAAAAACGAGAGTTGCTCTCGTTGAATTATCTGTCGATCAGTTCTTAAAAGAAGAGCATTCAGCAGATCAGTGTAGCAGAGCAAAAGCACTTGCTGAAAAGGTGCTTTCGGAACCATACAAACGTATATTACGTTCTAACCAATGGGCAGAAAGAATGAACGCCTTGTACTATATAGAGGATTTTGAAATCTGTTCATTAGAAGAAGATGTAACATCTCACTTGCGTGCAATCAAACACCCTGGCGGTGAAGAGTATCGTCAGGCTTTACGGGTGCTTGCCGTTATGCAGTCCGATATTGTTGTAGAGGAGCTAATAAAGCATCCTCATAGTATCGTGTTTTGTAAAGAAATTTTAAGAAGAATGAATCATGTATTGTTTGATGAGTTGGCAAGTCGTCTTGGAGAGGAAAGTCACCCTGAGCTATATCAAGCATTTATCGTTCACGTTGGAGAACATGGACTTGATGCCCATATGATGAAAGTAGAAAAAGCTTTTCGAGACACTCGTACAGAAACGCGCTTAAAGGCGCTTCGCGCAATTGCATTTTCTAAAAAGTTAAGAGACTCAAGTAAATTAACGCCATTCTTTACATCTGAAATATGGCAGGAGCGTATGTATGCAGCAAAAGTTGTTGGTGCCATTGAGGATAAGACGTTACTTGCTAAAGTGAAACCGCTCTTAAGTGATAGAGAATGGTGGGTTCGATATGCTGCTGCGGACACAATCGCTACCTTCGGCATTTCCGAACTCTATGAGACACTACCATCTTTAGAAGATCCTTATGCGGAAGATATGATCAGACAGATGATTACAAGGGAAGGGGGAGTCGCACATGTCTAA
- a CDS encoding GGDEF domain-containing response regulator, translating to MDKYRNMLRKRIHSILSTWQQQQTVTGEELYRFYHNIKGTAGTIGMHDVQHIAERELEVYVNQKEEAFSREDWQPIMNDLLFFFEDAVEKEDESTKEDFSEDLPLVLIVDDDIEFGSFLKDKLENNGYQALLALSGKKGIDLFYDMSPRLILLDYLLPDVDGMEVLKQILKKSMREFIPVIMLSAYGSEDRRNRALELGAMDFIDKPLIGEGLLPLINNRMRFQHRIISSIMNDELTGVYNRRFLMQEIKRSVSRLERKSIAPFSIVLCDLDYFKKVNDTYGHSIGDKVLRAFATSFKDVARSEDIISRYGGEEFVLLLPNTSASDALKVTNRWRDVLESRPVTTESGDITIRFSAGVREVREVTHHEEILKEADFALYAAKAQGRNKSLIYDEELMMEVANSPIHIIVVDDDEVVGAVFAEHFKQKKQIANREVIFHSYITGESFLEADWYEENGYYFLLLDGMLPDLDGVEILQRVRATYPKDKILISMLTARSEEEEIERALNLGADDYMVKPFRIKELGARIEGLVERVYTR from the coding sequence ATGGACAAGTATAGAAACATGCTTCGGAAACGAATCCACTCTATATTATCTACTTGGCAACAGCAACAGACAGTTACAGGCGAGGAGCTCTATCGCTTTTACCATAATATTAAAGGCACAGCTGGAACGATCGGGATGCACGATGTGCAGCACATTGCAGAGCGGGAGCTTGAGGTTTATGTAAATCAGAAAGAAGAAGCGTTCTCTCGTGAAGATTGGCAACCGATTATGAATGATCTATTATTCTTCTTTGAGGATGCAGTCGAGAAGGAAGATGAATCAACGAAGGAAGATTTTTCGGAAGATTTGCCGCTTGTTTTAATTGTTGATGACGATATTGAGTTTGGGTCTTTTTTAAAAGATAAATTAGAGAATAATGGGTATCAGGCTTTGCTTGCTTTGTCTGGCAAAAAGGGAATAGATCTCTTCTATGATATGAGCCCACGACTCATTCTTTTAGATTATCTGTTACCTGATGTAGACGGCATGGAAGTCCTTAAACAGATTTTAAAGAAGTCCATGCGAGAGTTCATCCCTGTCATCATGCTAAGTGCCTATGGTTCAGAGGATCGCCGTAATCGCGCGCTAGAGCTTGGTGCTATGGATTTCATTGACAAGCCATTGATTGGAGAAGGGTTACTCCCTTTAATTAATAACCGAATGCGATTTCAGCATCGAATTATCAGCTCCATCATGAATGACGAATTGACAGGTGTTTATAATCGTCGTTTTTTGATGCAGGAAATAAAGCGATCTGTGTCACGACTTGAGCGTAAGAGTATAGCACCCTTCTCTATAGTCCTTTGCGACTTAGATTATTTCAAAAAAGTGAACGATACGTATGGTCACTCGATTGGCGATAAAGTACTTCGAGCTTTTGCTACATCGTTTAAAGATGTTGCTCGATCAGAGGACATTATTAGCCGATACGGAGGGGAAGAGTTTGTCTTACTTCTGCCTAACACTTCCGCTAGTGATGCGTTAAAGGTAACGAATCGTTGGCGAGACGTATTGGAAAGCCGACCTGTTACAACCGAAAGTGGAGATATTACGATTCGCTTCTCTGCTGGTGTACGTGAAGTAAGAGAGGTTACGCACCATGAAGAAATTCTTAAAGAGGCTGACTTTGCCTTGTACGCTGCTAAAGCGCAAGGTCGAAATAAATCACTTATATACGATGAAGAACTCATGATGGAAGTTGCAAATAGCCCTATTCATATTATCGTTGTTGATGATGATGAGGTAGTAGGGGCGGTGTTCGCGGAGCACTTTAAGCAAAAGAAGCAAATTGCAAATCGAGAGGTTATTTTCCACTCATACATAACAGGGGAGAGTTTTTTAGAGGCCGATTGGTATGAAGAGAACGGTTATTACTTCTTGTTGTTAGACGGTATGCTACCCGACCTTGATGGAGTAGAGATTCTTCAGCGTGTACGAGCAACTTATCCAAAAGATAAAATTCTAATCTCGATGCTTACTGCTAGAAGCGAAGAAGAAGAAATTGAGCGTGCGCTGAATTTAGGAGCGGACGACTATATGGTCAAGCCATTCCGAATAAAAGAGCTAGGAGCTCGGATCGAAGGACTTGTAGAAAGGGTGTATACTCGTTGA
- a CDS encoding homoserine dehydrogenase — MTQQMNVGLLGLGTVGTGVLEIIEQHQDKLAHQIGARVEVQKILVSTLDKDRGEHIDRAKLTDRVEDILTDDSIDVIVEVMGGIEEARNYIHKALEHGKHVVTANKDVMALYGSELLQLANEKKCDLFYEASVAGGIPILRTIVEGLASDRITKIMGIVNGTTNYILTQMSKEGRIYEEVLKEAQALGYAEADPTSDVEGLDAARKIAILGTLGFSMRLDLDDVSVQGISNVTSQDLAYGDQLGYTMKLVGIANRDGDKVEVSVQPTLVPHSHPLASVDDEFNAVYVYGEAVGETMFYGPGAGKLPTATAVVSDLVEVLKNKRLGVNGNSAVIPQFEKLLKTDDEIRSKYFLRIHAKDIPGTFAILTALFHEHHISLEKILQVPLNEGKLAEIIVVTHEVTKLDYAAVIDRLNEEDVVVEIKSSYRAEGDN; from the coding sequence ATGACACAACAGATGAACGTAGGATTGCTCGGACTTGGAACGGTTGGAACTGGTGTGTTAGAAATTATTGAGCAGCACCAGGATAAATTAGCTCACCAGATCGGAGCTCGGGTAGAGGTACAAAAAATCCTCGTTTCAACCCTAGACAAAGATCGTGGCGAACACATTGACCGAGCAAAGCTGACGGATCGAGTAGAAGATATTTTAACCGATGATTCCATAGATGTAATCGTAGAAGTAATGGGCGGAATTGAAGAAGCGCGAAACTATATCCACAAAGCGCTAGAGCACGGGAAGCACGTGGTGACGGCTAACAAAGATGTGATGGCACTTTACGGTAGTGAGCTTTTGCAGCTTGCTAATGAAAAAAAGTGCGACCTCTTTTATGAAGCAAGCGTTGCCGGTGGGATTCCGATTCTTCGAACGATTGTAGAAGGTCTTGCTTCGGATCGAATTACGAAGATTATGGGGATCGTAAACGGGACAACGAACTACATCTTAACGCAAATGTCGAAGGAAGGACGTATTTACGAGGAAGTCCTAAAAGAAGCACAGGCGTTAGGCTATGCGGAAGCTGATCCAACCTCAGATGTAGAGGGACTTGATGCGGCACGTAAAATTGCGATCTTAGGTACACTTGGGTTCTCGATGCGTTTAGATTTAGACGATGTTTCTGTCCAAGGAATCTCGAATGTGACGAGTCAGGATCTTGCTTACGGCGATCAGCTTGGCTACACGATGAAGCTCGTTGGGATTGCGAACCGGGACGGCGATAAGGTCGAGGTAAGCGTGCAGCCGACGCTTGTGCCGCACTCGCATCCGCTTGCCTCTGTAGACGATGAGTTTAATGCTGTGTACGTGTACGGTGAGGCTGTTGGGGAGACGATGTTTTACGGTCCAGGTGCCGGGAAGCTCCCAACGGCTACAGCGGTTGTATCGGATTTAGTGGAGGTATTAAAGAACAAGCGTCTTGGTGTTAACGGGAATTCAGCTGTGATTCCGCAGTTTGAGAAATTACTCAAAACGGATGATGAGATCCGCTCGAAATACTTCCTGCGCATTCACGCGAAGGATATCCCAGGAACATTTGCTATTTTAACGGCTCTATTCCATGAGCATCATATTAGTCTTGAAAAAATCCTTCAGGTACCGCTAAATGAAGGAAAGCTTGCAGAGATCATCGTTGTCACGCACGAGGTGACAAAGTTAGACTATGCTGCGGTTATTGATCGATTAAACGAAGAGGACGTAGTTGTCGAGATTAAGAGCAGCTATCGTGCGGAAGGGGATAATTAA
- the thrC gene encoding threonine synthase has translation MLWRGLLEEYKEYLPVNENTPLISLQEGNTPLLPLKHLSEKLGVELYVKYDGANPTGSFKDRGMVMAVAKAKEDGAEAIMCASTGNTSAAAAAYAAQAKLRCLVVIPDGKIAMGKLAQAVAYGAEIISIEGNFDNALTMVRNLAKQSPITLVNSVNPYRIEGQKTAAFEIVDALGAAPDVLTIPVGNAGNITAYWKGFKEYNDKKQTGLPEMRGFEAEGAAAIVRNEIIDAPETIATAIRIGNPASWDKAVAAANESNGKIDFVTDEEILAAYKLLASEEGVFAEPASAASVAGLIKQIESGEIKKGSRVVSVLTGNGLKDPNTAIDLAPVKPVVLPNEEQTVFDHMLGRVKSS, from the coding sequence ATGCTATGGCGAGGACTACTTGAGGAATATAAAGAATATTTACCTGTAAACGAGAACACTCCACTCATCTCCCTTCAAGAGGGCAATACACCACTACTCCCTCTAAAGCATTTGTCAGAAAAACTAGGGGTCGAGCTCTATGTAAAGTACGATGGAGCGAACCCAACTGGATCCTTTAAGGATCGTGGGATGGTAATGGCCGTTGCAAAGGCGAAGGAAGATGGTGCTGAAGCCATCATGTGTGCTTCTACAGGTAACACATCAGCCGCCGCTGCTGCTTATGCAGCTCAAGCAAAGCTACGCTGTCTCGTCGTTATTCCAGACGGGAAAATTGCCATGGGTAAGCTTGCGCAAGCTGTTGCTTACGGTGCAGAAATCATTAGTATCGAAGGGAACTTTGATAACGCGCTAACAATGGTCCGTAATTTAGCGAAGCAGTCCCCGATTACGCTCGTAAACTCGGTGAATCCATATCGAATCGAAGGACAAAAAACGGCTGCATTCGAGATTGTCGATGCGCTAGGTGCAGCACCTGACGTACTTACGATTCCCGTTGGTAACGCAGGTAACATCACTGCCTATTGGAAGGGCTTCAAGGAGTATAACGACAAAAAGCAAACAGGTCTTCCGGAGATGCGCGGTTTTGAGGCAGAGGGTGCCGCTGCGATTGTACGTAATGAGATAATCGATGCGCCTGAAACAATTGCGACAGCAATTCGTATTGGTAACCCGGCGAGCTGGGATAAGGCTGTTGCCGCTGCGAACGAATCAAACGGCAAAATAGACTTTGTAACAGACGAAGAAATTCTAGCTGCTTACAAGTTGCTTGCCTCTGAAGAAGGTGTCTTTGCAGAGCCTGCGTCAGCCGCTTCAGTTGCTGGATTGATCAAGCAAATCGAGTCTGGCGAAATTAAGAAAGGGTCTCGCGTTGTTTCTGTCCTGACTGGAAATGGGTTGAAGGATCCGAATACAGCGATCGACCTCGCACCAGTAAAGCCAGTCGTGCTACCAAACGAGGAGCAGACGGTCTTTGATCATATGCTAGGGAGAGTGAAGTCGTCATGA
- the thrB gene encoding homoserine kinase produces the protein MTTWQIRVPASTANLGPGFDSIGLALGKYLTLTVTKSEEWSFEGDSEHLEGIPTGEDNLICQIATWIAAKHEQTLSPARVVMESEIPLSRGFGSSATAIVAGIELADQLLDLNMSREQKARWASVYEGHPDNVVPSIYGGLIIGSHLESDTHIVHAGKPEVDLVAIIPTYELSTKVSRGNLPEMFLYRDAVEASSISNVLVAAILQNNWSLVGKMMKEDRFHKPYRIDSIPEWKKSEEIVDEVGAYGVTLSGAGPILLFFAPVGEGTRVREGVQRHFPDHLVCEVEVDMEGVVTNVVKENAVN, from the coding sequence ATGACAACGTGGCAAATTCGAGTGCCGGCAAGCACCGCCAACCTCGGTCCTGGCTTTGACTCGATCGGACTTGCACTAGGCAAATATTTAACGCTGACGGTGACAAAGAGCGAGGAGTGGTCCTTTGAAGGCGACTCCGAGCACCTTGAAGGAATCCCAACAGGCGAGGACAACCTTATCTGCCAAATCGCAACGTGGATAGCAGCCAAGCACGAGCAAACACTATCCCCTGCACGTGTCGTCATGGAGAGCGAGATCCCGCTCTCCCGCGGTTTTGGCAGTAGCGCCACAGCGATCGTCGCAGGCATTGAGCTTGCTGATCAGCTTTTAGATCTTAATATGAGTCGTGAGCAAAAGGCTCGCTGGGCGAGCGTGTACGAAGGACACCCTGATAATGTCGTGCCATCAATTTACGGTGGGCTTATTATCGGCAGTCATTTAGAAAGTGATACGCACATCGTTCATGCTGGGAAGCCTGAGGTAGATTTGGTCGCGATCATTCCAACATATGAGTTAAGTACAAAAGTGTCTCGCGGCAATTTGCCAGAGATGTTCTTATACCGTGATGCCGTTGAAGCGAGTAGCATTAGTAACGTGCTTGTTGCTGCTATTCTTCAAAACAATTGGAGTCTCGTTGGCAAGATGATGAAGGAGGACCGCTTCCATAAGCCGTATCGCATTGATTCTATTCCGGAGTGGAAAAAATCGGAGGAGATCGTCGATGAAGTTGGCGCCTACGGCGTCACGTTAAGTGGCGCAGGTCCGATTTTATTGTTCTTTGCACCAGTAGGCGAAGGTACTCGTGTGAGAGAAGGTGTACAACGTCATTTCCCTGATCACCTTGTTTGTGAAGTAGAGGTCGATATGGAGGGTGTTGTCACGAATGTGGTGAAGGAGAATGCAGTGAATTAA